DNA sequence from the Leptospiraceae bacterium genome:
CAGCAAAGTAAGCTCAGACCGTAATCTACAATCTTACGCTTGAGATCCGGTTTTTCTTCTTCCGGGAATTTATAAGGGATGAGAGCTTCCATTTTCCTATGATTACCTTGTCTATACCCAGTATTTTACGGGCTTTTAAAAAGAAAAAACTTTATACAAATTCAGGGTAAAAAAACATGCGACTATATGGCAAAAGAAAAAGACGATTCATTAAAGCATATAGTTGCAGTCTGTAAGCGCAGGGGCTTTGTATTCTCAGGCTCTGATATTTATGGAGGACTGTCAAATACTTTTGATTACGGACCTTACGGTATAGAAGTCCTGAATAACCTGAAGAAACTCTGGTGGGAATACTTTGTTCATCGTCGTATCGATGTAGTAGGACTGGATTCTTCTATTTTACTGCATCCGAGGGTATGGGAAGCTTCCGGTCACGTGAGTAACTTTACCGACCCGATGATGGATTGTAAGTCCTGTAAAACAAGAATACGGGTAGACCAGTTCCTGGAAGAAAAAAAAGGAGAAGGTTTTTGTGTAGGAAAAACACTCGCTGAATTACAGGAAGTCATTACAAATGAAAAATTTCCCTGTCCCTCCTGCGGAAAAAGTGGGACCTTCACCGAAGCCAGAAATTTTAACCTGATGTTTAAAACGTCCCACGGTGCTTCAGAAGGGGATGCGATGGATATATACCTTCGCCCGGAAACAGCCCAGGGAATCTTTGTAAATTTTAAAAATATTATAAATACCTGCCGTGTAAAAATTCCTTTTGGTATTGCCCAGATAGGAAAGTCTTTCCGTAACGAAATTATGGCCAGACAGTTTGTATTCCGTACCCGAGAATTTGAGCAAATGGAAATGGAATATTTTTGTGAGCCGGGAACCCAGAAAGAATGGTTTCAACACTGGGTAGACTACTGTCAAAACTGGCTGACCGATGTTGTGGGCCTAAAGAAAGAAAACCTGCATTTGAGAGAACATAGCAAAGAAGAATTATCTTTTTACAGCGAAGGCACAACCGATATTGAATATAAATACGCATTTGGCTGGGGAGAACTCTGGGGTATTGCTTCGCGAACAGACTATGATCTCGGACAGCACGAAAGATTTTCGGGTGAAGACCTGAAATATAACGACCAGGTGAGCAGGAAAAAATATGTTCCTTATGTTGTGGAGCCTGCACTGGGCTTGAATCGACTTTTTTTGGCTGTCATTAACGATGCCTATGAAGAAGAAAAGCTGGAAAATGGAGAAATTAGAACGGTTCTTCGTCTTTCTACCAAAACAGCTCCCGTAAAAGTCGCAGTTTTCCCTCTCATGAAAAAGGATGGACTCGCTGAAAAAGCCGAGGAAATTTTCAATTCCTTACGGGGACACTGGTATGTTGAATACGATGATAGCGGAAATATCGGAAAGCGCTATAGAAGACAGGATGAACTGGGAACGCCCTTTTGTATTACTGTAGATTACGATAGCCTCAAGGATAATACTGTAACTATCCGAGAACGGGATAGTATGGCACAGGAAAGAATCGAAATCAGTAAATTAAAAAGCTATTTAATAGAAAAGCTCTGAAATGTTTATCCTTCGCTTGTGTGAAAACCTGGATAAAGCCGGGATACAGTATGCTATTGCCGGTGGATATGCAGTTGCTCTTCATGGGGTAGTTCGCGGAACGATAGATATAGACCTGGTTCTTCTCATAAGTGAGGAAAATTTTCTGAACTGTGAATCTGTCTTAAGAGAAATGGGCCTGACTTCAAGGATTCCCCTTGAAGTCAAAGATCTTCTCGAAAATCGGGAAAGATATATGCTGGAAAAAAACCTGATCGCCTGGAATTTTTACAATCCTTCTCGTCTAACAGAAGTTGTGGACATCATTCTATCCCATAATTTGATTGACATGAAAGTCAAGTCTGTACATGCGTATGATAGAGAGATAAAAATTCTGGATCTGGAGAGTTTGATTGCCATGAAACAAAAAAGCGCTCGCCCTCAGGATTTAGAAGACATAGAGCATCTCAAGGAGTTATTATGAAAAAAGGAATGCAATATCTTACCGAGGAATATCTGGAGTATTGCAGTAAAATGAAGCCGGAAGAAATTCTGGAGTTCCTTGAAGACTTTAGAAATCTCCTCTATTTTTCTAATTCACTTGATAATGTTCAGGAAGGGAATTCTGTTAGCTTGAGCTAAGAGAGTTTGTATAATTTCATTTCCCCACTGCCTCCGATGAATCGATTTCTTTAATCAGGATCGAAGCCGGTAAATAGAACCTCAAGGTTTATACCTTTATCGACGAATACGACTATTTTGCCAATATGCTGTCAATAAAATGCTCGGTTTCACTGTAGATGAAGTTCGCAATCTAGTAGATTCATTATTCGATGAGTATTATCAAGATAAACGTAAAGCCCCTCTCTTTTTTCCGATTTACAGGGAAATCTTTACCGGATAAACTGCTCTTATGCTAACAATCGCGTATGGAGAGGCCAATTTCGAGAACCTCAGGCAAGCAGGAGAACTTTTTATAGACAAAACCGCTTTTATTCCTTACTTAGAGGGAGTTAAGAAGTTTTTCTTTATTCGGCCAAGGCGTTTCGGAAAAAGCCTCTGGATTAGCGTCCTGCAATCCTATTACGACCTGAAGAAGCAGGAGAAGTTCGATGAGCTTTTCCATGAACTCTACATCCATAAACAACCTACAGAACTGAAAAATTCCTACCTCGTTCTCAAGTTTGACTTTTCCGGGCTGGACACTTCTTCCGAGAAAAATTTAATGAAGAGTTTTCATAACCGGGTGAGTTCTGAGTTAGAACGGTTCTTTTATGAATATCGCTTCCTCTTTCCCTCCACACAGGAGGCACATTTCTTTCAGGACTTAAAACAAAAAACCGCCGAAGAATCGATTTCTTTAATCAGGATCGAGGCCGGTAAACAAAACCTTAAGGTCTATACTTTTATCGACGAGTATGATCATTTTGCCAATAAGCTCGCTTCGGAAGGAAAAGAAGCATTTGTTCGTGACATTATCTCTGAGACCGGCTATGTCCGCAACTTCTATGAGCAAATGAAAATAGCCAGTGGAGAAGGCGTCTTTGAAAGGTTTTTTATCACCGGTGTTTCTCCTATCATGCTCGATGAACTGGCCAGTGGTTTTAATATCATGAGCAATATGACTACAGATCCGGAGTTTAATGAGATGCTGGGTTTTACAGCAGAAGAAGTTCGCAATCTATTAGATTTATTATCCGATGAGTATTATCAGAAAAAATGTAAAGAGGAAGTCTTTTTTGATCTTATAGAGTATTATAATGGTTATCGCTTTTCTAAAATGGCCAAAAATACCCTTTTTAATTCGGATATGCTGCTCTATTTCTTACAATATTTCTCCCGGCATAAAACCTATCCGGAAGAAATTCTCGATCTCAATGTAAAGACAGATTATAGCAAGTTGAAAGGCTTGATCGTGGGTAGCAGCGGTAAGGAAAACCTGAAACGAATCTTAGAGGAAATTAATACTCAGGAGTATTTAACCTTTCAATTAGTACAGCGCTTTACCTTTGAAAACCGCTTGAAAGACTACGAATTGAAATCCTTACTCTTTTTCTTCGGCCTCTTAACCATGACAAATATTCCCAACCGTTTTGTTGTGCCGAACCAGGTAATACGAACTTTACACTGGGAGTATTTCCAGAACTTCTTAGAAGAAAACGGGGTGGACTTCGATGTAAGTGCTCTGCACAACTGCATTGCCGAAATGTCCGAGTCCGGGAAAGTAGAGGGCTTGAAAAATTTAGCTGTTGATTTCTTTCAGAATAAACTCTCAAACTTCGATTTTTCTGCCATGACAGAGAAGCATATCAAGTTTATGTTTATCTCCTACTTTACTTTGAGTAAGCTCTACAACATTATCTCCGAAAGAGAACTACCCGGCGGCAAACGCATCGACCTTCTCTTCGAAGCTCACCCGGCCTATTACCATTACGTAATGCATAACTTTATCATGGAATTCAAATATATCTACAAGAAAGATTCTCCTTCGGTAGCCAGAGCAAAGCGGGAAGCGGCTATTTCCCAGGCAAAAGAATACTACGAGACCTACAAGCGTGACTTCAAGCAATTTGGCCGAGAACTCCATTCTATGGCTCTCATCGTGACCCACGACAAACAGGTAGAACTTGTGGAAGTTGCCGGGTTTTGAATTTAACTTTGAAGCATGGTCAGATAGCAACCGGTTGCCGAGTAGAGCGATAGCTCGTATCGAAGCACGCTCAGATGCAACCGCTTGTTATCTCTTAATTTTATTTGTCAGCATTACGTTTTCCTAATCTTTCATCGGCCATTCTGTGGATTTCTTCAGAGAAGTCAGGATAACGTTGTAAGACCGCTTCAAAAGTATCTTTATCCAGGGCATACAGATCGCAATAGTCTACTGCTTTAACCGTTGCAGTTCTCGGTGCACTGGTAAGAAGAGCAATTTCCCCGAAAAAGTTTCCTTGTGTCAATGTGGCAAATACCGTATTTGTTTTCTCATCCAGAACCTGCACAGAACCCTGGATAATGAAGTAGAGACTTTTTCCTATTTCACCTTTTCGAAATATAAAATCCTCCGGTGTATATACAACGGGTCGCAGGTGCATTACCAGATCCTGCAAAAATTCTTCGCTGGCATTTTTAAAAAGAGGAATCTTTTCGAGCATCTCTTTATTAATATAAAGAGCTACTTTCATCTTTAACGAAGAAGGAAGGTCGGATAAAACCGAAGATTCATCGTATCCTTTTTTACTTTCCCAGAGATAAGAATAATACAAATTTACCTTACTCTGTAAGTCTTCCGGTAACTGACGATATTTCATAAATGTATTAATCTTATCCATTTTCTCGATGAACTGAGCTTTGGCCAAGTCTACATTCGAGATAAGGTTCGCAATGTTACCGATGATATAACCATACATAGCCGCACCGAATAGTTCTACACCGATTACATAAATAATCTCATTATTCGTTTTGGGAGTAATGTCTCCATAACCTATAGTTGTCAAAGTGGTTACAGACCAGTAAAGGGCCTTGATATAAGTTGTAGGATTATCCGTGAAAAGTTTTGCCGCTTCATCCACTACATCTCTTCCGTGAATTTTTATCCAACCGCAGGCAAACCAGTGCATTATTAGAAAGATCCAGTATAAGAAGTAGAAGATCCGAACTACAGAAGGGTTAGAGAATTCTCCGCCTCCCCAGCGTCTCGCAAATCCTTTCAGGGTAGAAAGTTGTGTAATCCGCAGAACCCTGACAAAAGCCAAAAAGTCGAGCTCCCTGGGTAGACTGGTGTAAATGACTAATAAGTCAAATGGAATAACGGAAAGAAAATCTGTAATGAATTGGGATTTGAAGTATTTTTTTAAACCACGGTTATCCTTGCTATTCTTAGCTCTTTCCCTGTGCTCATAAATATTTACGAGCATATCCAGAAAAAAGAAAAAACTAACGAAAATGTTTATTACAGCAAGAACCGGCCCGATGTGAAAGTTAAGAACCAACCACATGGGAACCTGGATAGCGGTATAAGTAGCCAGAAGAAGCATTATGCTTCCCCAGGGACCTTTATGTTTATTGATAAATCCGAGCATACAGGTTCATGTTTGTATTCTTGATTCAGGATGCAAATAGTTTTAAAAAATTTCTTGATCCCATTTTACATTCCGTTATAGTCTATAAAGGGAAGTCACAAAAAGTGATAATTTCGGGTTTATGTGATACCGGATGATTTGCCGGAAAGGCAAAAGATTAATTCAATGAGGTAGTTTATGGGTTTATGGGATGTAATTAAGGGCGAGTTTATTGATGTCGTCGAATATGAAGATAATTCGCAGGATGTTCTTGTTTATAAGTTTGATAGACAGGGTAATGAAATTAAGAATGGAGCCCAGTTAATTGTAAGACCGGGTCAAACCGCGATTTTTGTGAACTATGGAGAAGGTGGTTCTTCTGCTCAGCTTGGAGATAAATTTGAGCAGGGAAGATACGAACTTACAACACAAAACCTTCCGATTCTTTCCAAGTTACAGGCCTGGAAGCACGGTTTTAACTCTCCTTTCAAAGCAGAAGTTTATTTTGTTAATTCAAGGCTCTTAACCGGTCAAAAGTGGGGAACAAAAAATCCGATTACCATGAGGGATGCCGATTTTGGAATCGTTCGGGTAAGAGCTTTTGGAACCTATTCAATTCGCATTTCCAACCCGGAAGGTTTTATTACCAATCTATCCGGTGGTAGCTCTTCTTTTGATCTGGATAACTTGAAAGATGATTTAAGAAGTCTCGTGGTTAACGAGTTTACCGATGCTCTCGGTGAAATGAAAATTCCGGTTTTAGACCTTGCTTCTCAGTACAAAGAGCTGGGTGGAACCATTGAGGGTTTTCTGAATAAAGGCTTTGCTGATCTCGGCCTCGAAGTAAAACGCTTCCTGATTGAAAACATTTCTCTTCCGCCGGAAGTAGAAGCTGCTATCGATCAAAGAGGAGCTATGGGAGCCCTGGGCGTAAACTACATGCAAAAAGCCGCAGCCGATGCTATGATAAATGCTTCTCTCAATGAAGGAGGAGCCGGTGGTATGATGGGCGCCGGAATGGGCATGGGTGCCGGAATGCAAATGGGCAATATGATGGGACAGGCCTTTGGTGGCGGACAGCAGCAACAGGCACCGGGTCAGGCTCCTCCTCCACCTCCGGGAGCTTCTCAATATTATATTTCTGTTAACGGACAGCAGCAGGGTCCTTTCCCTATGGATCAGCTAAAAAATATGGCAGCTAATGGTCAGCTAACCAAGCAAACCTATATCTGGAAGCAGGGCATGGCAAACTGGCAGGCCGCCGGTGAAGTAGCAGAAGTGAGTGCACTTTTTGCACAAACACCTCCACCGCCTCCACCACCCCCTCCGGCAGGTTAATTAGAAATTTTTTAGCGGGTGTTTTTTTGCACTCGCTAAAAAAATTGTATGTCGGCCCCAAACAGAAATCTCTTAGAACAGAGTATATCTCAATTTTTTACCTGTAATTACTATCCGGACAGAAGAGAGCTGGAAAGTTTATTCATTCTCCTAACGGCGAGAATTCTTAGAGATAAATTAAAAAAAAATGGTCTTTGTCTTCACACTTATCTTTATTAAAAGAAGCTAATATTTTATTACCCGGAAAATTTGCAATACCGGATGTTTCTTATGAATACCTTGAATCTTTTTTTCAAAGCTGTTTGCAGCAGGAAGAAGATTTTTCTGTGTTTTCTACACAGGCCTTTTCTTTTCTCTATGAAAATTCCCTAATAAATTTACAAAAAAGAAAGGAAGGAGGTATTTATTATACACCGGATTCGGTTGCGGAAACCCTTCTGGAAAGAATTCCTTTAGAGGAAATCTCTTCTGAAGAACCTGTGGTTTTCGATCCGACCTGCGGTTGTGGAATTTTTTTACTCTCTATCTTAAAAGTCTTAAAACGATTCCCCGGAACCGGAAAAATACAGATACTCGGAAATGAAATCGATCCTTTCGCTTTAAGAATTGCTTCTTTATGTTTGCTATTAGAAAAAAGCAGTTTAGATTTTTCCTATGATTTTATCGAAGAGAATGCTGGAGCTGATACGTTTTCTTCTCAATTTCAATATCGCTTTAACAAACAACCCGATTTAATTATTGGTAATCTACCCTTTCGACGAAAAGGAAGAAACCAGGCAGATGAATCTTCCCGGATTTTAAAACAGCTTTGTTTGTTGCTTAAGGAAAATGGCCTGATGGGAATTATCCTGCCTGAATCCTTTATTACAAGAATTGAAAAAGAAGAACAAAAACTTAGAGATGAAATATTACAGAATTTTTGTATCTATGAAACTTTCCGTATTCCGAAAGAAGTTTTTAATCAGGGAAATATGCCGGCTATGGCCTGGATTATGAAAAAAAGAAAACTCTCCAAACCTTTCTTCTGTTATTTTGAAGGTTTATTTTTTGAATCGTCTCAAACAGTGAGACTTTTATCTTATGAAAGAAATAAAAAAAAGGTTTCTTTCTTTCATCCGGTTTTTCAAAAAATGGAGACTTCTTCTCTTAAAGTAAAAGATTTATTTTTTATTGAACCGGGCCTGCAACCGGCTCATCCTTTGGTTATACAAAAAAAACATACAAATTCGAGTCCTGAGTTTTATCTCTGGACCGGAGGAATAAAGGGAATTCAACCCTTTACAGATATACAAAAAACGAAATATTCTTTTTTTGAAATGAAGGATGAAAATATTTTAAAACGGGCCCAGAGACGAAACTTAAGGTCTTATTTAAATACCTATAGAGTCATGTTACTCGTTCCTTCCAATACAGCGAAAAGAATTCGCGCTTGCCTGGTTCGGCATAAAGAAGGAAGTTTCCGAGTTGCTCCCTACTATGCCTTTAATGCGATTTTTCCCAAAAATGTAGAGGATACAGATTCTGCTTACCTGCTCTGGCTTCTATTTAACCATCCTCTGGCCAGTGTCTATCTGACTGAGTTAAAAAAGACTGTCTGGACTTCGATTAATTCTTATCGCGATTTTCCCTATCCTCAGAGTTGGATAGAGCCATCTTTAAAAAAAACAATTGCAGAAAAAGTTAAAAAACTTTTTGAAATTCAGAAAAATACTGGCTTAAAAGATAGAGATATAATCTTCTTAAATCTTGTAAAAGAACTGGACCTTTTCGTTTATGAGTCTTATGCCTTACAAGAAGAAGACATACGGAGTATAGAATGTATGTACGGGAATGAGCTAAGGCCCGGTTTAAAGGAGTTCGGAGAAACCTGGAAATTATTTCCCTCAAAACAAAGCCCGGAAGCGGAAAGTTCCTGTTTGAAAGCCGGCATGTTTTTTCAGACTCTGAGTATTAATTATAATAAGTTGAAAGTGGAAATCTCTCTTTTCTGCCCGCAGCTCGGGCAAAAAACGATTCTTTTAGATATACATCCTTCTATGCCGGGCTGGGTTTTGCAGGCAGGTGCAAGCGGAAAAATTATAAGTAAAACATCTTTGTTTTCTAATACACTTACATCACTCGATTCAAAAAAGAATCGACTTGTATTTTTGGCTCATGAGATAAATTAAAAAAACGTACCCGGAGGAAGTTATGGCAGAGAACGAGCAGAAAAAGGAATTTCCCTGTAGTAAATGCGGTGGAAAACTGGAATTTAAACCCGGACTGGATCAGATTGAATGTGTTTATTGCGGACATAAGCAGGATATACCGGGTGCTGAAAAAGCTAAAGACTTTGT
Encoded proteins:
- a CDS encoding glycine--tRNA ligase, with translation MAKEKDDSLKHIVAVCKRRGFVFSGSDIYGGLSNTFDYGPYGIEVLNNLKKLWWEYFVHRRIDVVGLDSSILLHPRVWEASGHVSNFTDPMMDCKSCKTRIRVDQFLEEKKGEGFCVGKTLAELQEVITNEKFPCPSCGKSGTFTEARNFNLMFKTSHGASEGDAMDIYLRPETAQGIFVNFKNIINTCRVKIPFGIAQIGKSFRNEIMARQFVFRTREFEQMEMEYFCEPGTQKEWFQHWVDYCQNWLTDVVGLKKENLHLREHSKEELSFYSEGTTDIEYKYAFGWGELWGIASRTDYDLGQHERFSGEDLKYNDQVSRKKYVPYVVEPALGLNRLFLAVINDAYEEEKLENGEIRTVLRLSTKTAPVKVAVFPLMKKDGLAEKAEEIFNSLRGHWYVEYDDSGNIGKRYRRQDELGTPFCITVDYDSLKDNTVTIRERDSMAQERIEISKLKSYLIEKL
- a CDS encoding AAA family ATPase, yielding MLTIAYGEANFENLRQAGELFIDKTAFIPYLEGVKKFFFIRPRRFGKSLWISVLQSYYDLKKQEKFDELFHELYIHKQPTELKNSYLVLKFDFSGLDTSSEKNLMKSFHNRVSSELERFFYEYRFLFPSTQEAHFFQDLKQKTAEESISLIRIEAGKQNLKVYTFIDEYDHFANKLASEGKEAFVRDIISETGYVRNFYEQMKIASGEGVFERFFITGVSPIMLDELASGFNIMSNMTTDPEFNEMLGFTAEEVRNLLDLLSDEYYQKKCKEEVFFDLIEYYNGYRFSKMAKNTLFNSDMLLYFLQYFSRHKTYPEEILDLNVKTDYSKLKGLIVGSSGKENLKRILEEINTQEYLTFQLVQRFTFENRLKDYELKSLLFFFGLLTMTNIPNRFVVPNQVIRTLHWEYFQNFLEENGVDFDVSALHNCIAEMSESGKVEGLKNLAVDFFQNKLSNFDFSAMTEKHIKFMFISYFTLSKLYNIISERELPGGKRIDLLFEAHPAYYHYVMHNFIMEFKYIYKKDSPSVARAKREAAISQAKEYYETYKRDFKQFGRELHSMALIVTHDKQVELVEVAGF
- a CDS encoding cyclic nucleotide-binding domain-containing protein, which gives rise to MLGFINKHKGPWGSIMLLLATYTAIQVPMWLVLNFHIGPVLAVINIFVSFFFFLDMLVNIYEHRERAKNSKDNRGLKKYFKSQFITDFLSVIPFDLLVIYTSLPRELDFLAFVRVLRITQLSTLKGFARRWGGGEFSNPSVVRIFYFLYWIFLIMHWFACGWIKIHGRDVVDEAAKLFTDNPTTYIKALYWSVTTLTTIGYGDITPKTNNEIIYVIGVELFGAAMYGYIIGNIANLISNVDLAKAQFIEKMDKINTFMKYRQLPEDLQSKVNLYYSYLWESKKGYDESSVLSDLPSSLKMKVALYINKEMLEKIPLFKNASEEFLQDLVMHLRPVVYTPEDFIFRKGEIGKSLYFIIQGSVQVLDEKTNTVFATLTQGNFFGEIALLTSAPRTATVKAVDYCDLYALDKDTFEAVLQRYPDFSEEIHRMADERLGKRNADK
- a CDS encoding SPFH domain-containing protein codes for the protein MGLWDVIKGEFIDVVEYEDNSQDVLVYKFDRQGNEIKNGAQLIVRPGQTAIFVNYGEGGSSAQLGDKFEQGRYELTTQNLPILSKLQAWKHGFNSPFKAEVYFVNSRLLTGQKWGTKNPITMRDADFGIVRVRAFGTYSIRISNPEGFITNLSGGSSSFDLDNLKDDLRSLVVNEFTDALGEMKIPVLDLASQYKELGGTIEGFLNKGFADLGLEVKRFLIENISLPPEVEAAIDQRGAMGALGVNYMQKAAADAMINASLNEGGAGGMMGAGMGMGAGMQMGNMMGQAFGGGQQQQAPGQAPPPPPGASQYYISVNGQQQGPFPMDQLKNMAANGQLTKQTYIWKQGMANWQAAGEVAEVSALFAQTPPPPPPPPPAG
- a CDS encoding N-6 DNA methylase; the protein is MSSHLSLLKEANILLPGKFAIPDVSYEYLESFFQSCLQQEEDFSVFSTQAFSFLYENSLINLQKRKEGGIYYTPDSVAETLLERIPLEEISSEEPVVFDPTCGCGIFLLSILKVLKRFPGTGKIQILGNEIDPFALRIASLCLLLEKSSLDFSYDFIEENAGADTFSSQFQYRFNKQPDLIIGNLPFRRKGRNQADESSRILKQLCLLLKENGLMGIILPESFITRIEKEEQKLRDEILQNFCIYETFRIPKEVFNQGNMPAMAWIMKKRKLSKPFFCYFEGLFFESSQTVRLLSYERNKKKVSFFHPVFQKMETSSLKVKDLFFIEPGLQPAHPLVIQKKHTNSSPEFYLWTGGIKGIQPFTDIQKTKYSFFEMKDENILKRAQRRNLRSYLNTYRVMLLVPSNTAKRIRACLVRHKEGSFRVAPYYAFNAIFPKNVEDTDSAYLLWLLFNHPLASVYLTELKKTVWTSINSYRDFPYPQSWIEPSLKKTIAEKVKKLFEIQKNTGLKDRDIIFLNLVKELDLFVYESYALQEEDIRSIECMYGNELRPGLKEFGETWKLFPSKQSPEAESSCLKAGMFFQTLSINYNKLKVEISLFCPQLGQKTILLDIHPSMPGWVLQAGASGKIISKTSLFSNTLTSLDSKKNRLVFLAHEIN